A genomic window from Methanosphaera sp. WGK6 includes:
- the endA gene encoding tRNA-intron lyase, with amino-acid sequence MYSVLTNDRVIVTDEHAHNLYNKRYYGNLTETGLELSFIEALFLLTRAKIEIFDKKENQVTIEDLTNIVREKHIFSHYLVYKDLRIRGYIIKTGFKYGSDFRIYERGHAPGDGHSNFLVKILSEEQSIKVRDFSSYVRVAHGVRKTLLLAVVDDEYDITYYNIEWTRP; translated from the coding sequence ATGTATTCAGTATTAACTAATGATCGAGTTATTGTAACCGATGAACATGCTCATAACCTATATAATAAAAGATATTATGGTAATTTAACAGAAACAGGACTTGAATTATCATTTATTGAAGCTTTATTTTTATTGACAAGAGCAAAAATTGAAATATTTGATAAAAAAGAAAATCAAGTAACTATTGAAGATTTAACTAACATTGTAAGAGAAAAACATATTTTCTCACATTATCTTGTATATAAAGATCTTAGAATTAGAGGATATATTATAAAAACAGGATTTAAGTATGGTAGTGACTTTAGAATATATGAGCGAGGACATGCCCCTGGTGATGGACATTCCAACTTCCTTGTTAAAATATTATCTGAAGAACAATCAATTAAGGTAAGAGATTTCTCAAGTTATGTTCGTGTAGCACATGGAGTACGTAAAACATTACTACTTGCAGTTGTTGATGATGAATATGATATAACATATTATAATATTGAATGGACAAGACCTTGA
- a CDS encoding sugar phosphate isomerase/epimerase, giving the protein MKISVSTLGLYPARIGDVLEFITKQNLEYLEIVEEYPYDNLTNDDFSAYDVGLSIHSPMSDVNIASHVDKIRDISIEVITNSFKTANKLGATRVVVHPGTIPTMALKYPEKILDYNTASLTKLQKAAEEYGIMMCVENMPLYDRMLYQNIDVLFDFVDNQLHSGITMDVGHAHTSAFSEEEMFKSDNIHHVHLSDNDGSSDMHHPLGTHDINFPKIFDILKQKKYDDICVIEVYSVQGVLKSIDYLKDIGIIKK; this is encoded by the coding sequence TTGAAAATAAGTGTTTCTACATTAGGATTATATCCTGCTAGAATAGGTGATGTATTAGAGTTCATAACTAAACAAAACTTAGAATATTTAGAAATCGTTGAAGAATACCCTTATGATAACTTAACCAATGATGATTTTTCAGCATATGATGTTGGATTAAGTATTCATTCTCCTATGTCTGATGTTAATATAGCATCCCACGTAGATAAAATAAGAGACATATCTATTGAAGTTATAACAAATTCATTTAAAACTGCAAATAAATTAGGAGCCACACGTGTTGTTGTACATCCAGGTACTATTCCTACAATGGCATTGAAATATCCTGAAAAAATATTAGATTATAATACAGCATCTTTAACTAAACTACAAAAAGCAGCAGAAGAATATGGTATTATGATGTGTGTAGAGAATATGCCCTTGTATGATCGAATGTTATACCAAAATATTGATGTTTTATTTGATTTTGTAGATAATCAATTACACTCTGGAATAACTATGGATGTTGGTCATGCCCATACTAGTGCTTTTAGTGAAGAAGAAATGTTTAAATCAGATAATATTCATCATGTTCATTTAAGTGATAATGATGGTTCATCAGATATGCATCATCCACTAGGAACTCATGATATTAATTTTCCAAAAATATTTGATATTCTTAAACAAAAGAAATATGATGATATTTGTGTAATAGAAGTATATTCAGTACAAGGTGTTTTAAAAAGTATTGATTATCTTAAAGATATTGGTATAATAAAGAAATAA
- a CDS encoding stage II sporulation protein M — MKYHILLSFIIFLGFMVLSYYYPHCFEILVTYKINPNAPQHVPFETIPLLMNNIFVITGLILGGVLFSIPTLYLLIYNASLIGYTGFYTATIYYIIFMLPHGIFEFIALILAGAIGFRITHALIILIKGIIDMKPKKHVKIASFMIKDCIMILIIIIILLIIAAFIEANITIPLGQHILGL; from the coding sequence ATGAAATATCATATTTTATTGTCTTTTATTATTTTTTTAGGATTTATGGTTCTTAGTTATTATTATCCTCATTGTTTTGAAATTCTAGTCACATATAAAATTAATCCTAATGCTCCACAACATGTTCCTTTTGAAACTATTCCCTTATTAATGAATAATATTTTCGTAATTACTGGATTAATATTAGGAGGAGTTTTATTTAGTATTCCAACATTATATTTATTAATATATAATGCATCATTAATAGGTTATACTGGATTTTATACAGCTACAATTTATTATATTATTTTCATGTTACCTCATGGAATTTTTGAATTTATTGCATTAATTCTTGCAGGAGCTATTGGTTTTAGAATAACTCATGCCTTAATTATACTAATTAAAGGTATTATTGATATGAAACCAAAAAAACATGTGAAAATAGCTAGTTTCATGATAAAAGATTGTATTATGATTCTGATAATTATAATAATACTATTAATTATAGCTGCTTTTATTGAGGCTAATATTACAATACCATTAGGTCAACATATACTTGGACTTTGA
- a CDS encoding DUF6508 domain-containing protein has product MDEELQEIWTNYDRQTVFNYVETRLHHYLFTKIFKDEAEIMSKIIEIDERELDGFKIDYFLNIPETQDLIKNFSKLELELEGKDLTKTPYPEILGLIKYMFENVKNNDMNKISNKNFDVDKLNTINNSILSNKKEISVILKKDIFQEVKTPDIIDINLLENACKNTDTIYNLARVYEVYDELFVFPSKIELYNTITKKILIAMSNDKLFELYVLLNTLEVLETTKGTITFQKAGVRELAEYYLQIEENNMEHTTVMQIFFHDLPEELDAKFKPILKYPYICLRMQNTVKARNLTRTSYLLLEIERITDNQIKYKCKATEDIRNILVVWDHRLFNDEKSHIKVLDYKTLQMGLNKSFGNIFKFPNIENVDAVLEYIPYFENHENKFVIVENGERYYDEEADFFKDDLYQENIYRTFDNLKDWEEKGWKYINNHELIKRLDLLTIMKVIYLIMQKENTRPGFLGTLMEDGTILTILKRLEEIRNVNESEITELYSPYKKLKCCPIHDPDFYAEKEQEMDDLLSRKADDYE; this is encoded by the coding sequence ATGGATGAAGAATTACAAGAAATATGGACCAATTATGATAGACAAACCGTATTTAATTATGTAGAAACAAGATTACATCATTACCTATTTACTAAAATATTTAAAGATGAAGCAGAAATAATGAGTAAAATCATTGAAATTGATGAAAGAGAATTAGATGGATTTAAAATCGATTACTTTTTAAACATTCCAGAAACTCAAGATTTAATAAAAAACTTTTCCAAACTTGAACTAGAATTAGAAGGAAAAGATTTAACAAAAACACCCTACCCTGAAATTTTAGGACTCATCAAATACATGTTTGAAAATGTTAAAAACAATGACATGAATAAAATAAGTAATAAAAATTTTGATGTTGATAAACTTAATACTATAAATAACAGTATTCTTTCCAATAAAAAAGAAATATCTGTTATATTAAAAAAAGATATATTTCAAGAAGTTAAAACTCCAGACATTATTGACATAAATTTACTAGAAAATGCTTGTAAAAATACAGATACGATATATAATTTAGCAAGAGTTTATGAAGTATATGATGAATTATTTGTATTCCCAAGTAAAATTGAACTATATAATACAATAACTAAAAAAATACTTATAGCAATGAGTAATGATAAATTATTTGAATTATATGTATTACTTAACACATTAGAAGTTCTTGAAACAACAAAAGGAACAATTACATTCCAAAAAGCAGGAGTAAGAGAATTAGCAGAATATTATCTTCAAATTGAAGAAAATAATATGGAACATACGACAGTTATGCAAATATTCTTCCATGATTTACCTGAAGAATTAGATGCTAAATTTAAGCCAATACTTAAATATCCATACATCTGTCTACGTATGCAAAACACTGTTAAAGCACGTAATCTTACACGTACTAGTTATTTACTTCTTGAAATCGAAAGAATTACAGATAATCAAATTAAATACAAATGTAAAGCAACAGAAGATATACGCAATATCCTCGTAGTATGGGATCATAGATTATTTAATGATGAAAAATCACATATCAAAGTACTGGATTATAAAACATTACAAATGGGACTTAACAAATCATTTGGTAACATATTCAAATTCCCTAATATTGAAAATGTAGATGCAGTACTTGAATACATACCATATTTTGAAAATCATGAAAATAAATTTGTAATTGTTGAAAATGGTGAACGTTACTATGATGAAGAGGCTGATTTCTTCAAAGATGATTTGTATCAAGAAAATATTTACAGAACATTTGATAACCTTAAAGATTGGGAAGAAAAAGGTTGGAAATATATTAACAATCATGAGTTAATTAAACGACTTGACCTTTTAACAATTATGAAAGTAATTTATCTTATAATGCAAAAAGAAAACACTCGTCCAGGATTTTTAGGAACACTCATGGAAGATGGTACTATTCTCACAATTCTTAAAAGACTTGAAGAAATTAGAAATGTTAATGAAAGTGAAATTACTGAATTGTATTCACCATATAAAAAACTTAAATGTTGTCCAATACATGATCCAGATTTCTATGCTGAAAAAGAACAAGAAATGGATGATTTACTCTCAAGAAAAGCAGATGATTATGAATAA
- a CDS encoding tryptophan--tRNA ligase: MIDPWGSSIIDYEKLTEQFGIKEFKDVVSEIPDASKLMTRGIIFGQRDYKRITDALNKKEDFATMTGMMPSGKMHIGHKMVVDQLKWYQKKGADLYLSIADMEAYAARGISKEKSREIALNEYIVNYIALGLDITQDNVHLYLQSENDDVKDLAYTIGRKVTFSQMRSIYGFDNSTNISHIYTPLLQVADILHPQLEKYGGPKPVIVPVGPDQDPHIRLTRDLATKFNEELGFIEPSATFHRFMTGLTGDKMSSSKPKSAIYLTDSIKDATKKVKSAKTGGRESLKEQKELGGQPDKCSIYELLVYHLIDDDKQLEEIRNKCLSGETLCGTCKQCASELLEDMFENLESKREEAQKIAESLL; the protein is encoded by the coding sequence ATGATAGATCCATGGGGTTCTTCAATTATAGATTATGAAAAACTAACAGAACAATTCGGTATTAAAGAATTTAAAGATGTTGTAAGTGAAATACCTGATGCTAGTAAATTAATGACTAGAGGTATTATCTTTGGACAACGAGATTATAAAAGAATTACTGATGCTTTAAACAAAAAAGAAGACTTTGCTACCATGACAGGTATGATGCCTAGTGGTAAAATGCATATTGGACACAAAATGGTTGTTGATCAACTTAAATGGTATCAAAAGAAAGGTGCAGATTTATATTTATCAATTGCAGATATGGAGGCCTATGCTGCTAGAGGAATAAGTAAAGAAAAATCAAGAGAAATTGCATTGAATGAATATATTGTAAACTATATTGCATTAGGTCTTGATATTACCCAAGATAATGTTCATTTATATCTTCAATCTGAAAATGATGATGTTAAAGATCTAGCATATACTATTGGTAGAAAAGTTACATTTAGTCAAATGCGTAGTATTTATGGATTTGATAATAGTACTAACATATCCCACATATACACACCTCTTTTACAAGTAGCTGACATATTACATCCACAATTAGAAAAGTACGGTGGACCAAAACCAGTGATTGTACCTGTAGGTCCTGATCAAGACCCCCATATTAGATTAACCCGAGATTTAGCTACAAAATTTAATGAAGAATTAGGATTTATTGAACCTTCTGCTACATTCCACAGATTTATGACAGGACTTACTGGTGATAAAATGAGTAGTAGTAAACCGAAGAGTGCTATTTATCTTACTGATTCAATTAAAGATGCTACTAAAAAAGTTAAAAGTGCAAAAACAGGAGGACGTGAAAGTCTTAAAGAACAAAAAGAACTTGGTGGACAACCAGATAAATGTTCAATATATGAATTACTTGTATATCATTTAATTGATGATGATAAACAACTCGAAGAAATAAGAAATAAATGTTTATCTGGAGAAACTCTTTGTGGTACTTGTAAACAATGTGCTAGTGAATTATTAGAAGATATGTTTGAAAATCTTGAATCAAAACGTGAAGAAGCTCAAAAAATTGCTGAATCATTATTATAA
- a CDS encoding PINc/VapC family ATPase, translating to MVKIVPDTSIIIDQQVSRIVQEEYEDAEILIPEAVPSEIENHANKRKEIGYQGLEELKELRHLSEEGIITLTYVGRRPKLEEISIAGGGEIDAMIRDIARKYHAILMTSDKLQKEIAEAQGVKTHFYKKEIEPIQTSPTELETYFSKDISSIHLRENITPMAKKGTPGHVELVELDYIPLRYRDLDRIAKEIIEQSKIRHDCFIEIDKKGVKVIQFNDLRITIAKPPFSDGFEITAIKPVNKLDLEDYNISDKLIERLSNDSKGILVAGSPGAGKSTFAQALAEYYHYDMDQIVKTMESPRDLNLDDNITQYAPLEGDMENTADILLLVRPDFTIFDEVRKTRDFEIYSDMRLAGVGMVGVVHATKAIDAVQRFLGRLELGVIPSVIDTTIYIENGEVATVYSIELTVKVPTGMLEADLSRPVIEIKDFETGELFYEIYTYGEQTIVMDINKTATQQEKTEEEKSPVSRIVEKVIRKEVNKVAPNAIMEVSLISEKRALLEIDPDHTGAVIGKNGRTIAKIEERAGISIEVEELEIKDIDTKIPINVNVSGNYLSLNFNKEDIGASYDIIVEDEYLFTATVGKKANIRLKKDIEMAEIIIKAMKKNEPVYARLRNEDLY from the coding sequence ATGGTAAAAATTGTACCAGATACAAGTATAATTATAGACCAACAAGTAAGTCGTATAGTTCAAGAAGAATATGAGGATGCTGAAATACTAATACCTGAAGCAGTACCTTCTGAAATAGAAAATCATGCAAATAAAAGAAAAGAAATTGGATATCAAGGTCTTGAAGAACTAAAAGAATTAAGACATCTTAGTGAAGAAGGAATCATAACCTTAACATATGTTGGAAGAAGACCTAAACTTGAAGAAATATCTATTGCAGGTGGTGGAGAAATAGATGCAATGATACGTGATATTGCACGAAAATATCATGCAATTTTAATGACTAGTGATAAACTTCAAAAAGAAATAGCAGAAGCACAAGGAGTTAAAACACATTTCTATAAAAAAGAAATAGAACCAATACAAACCAGTCCAACAGAACTGGAAACATATTTCTCAAAAGATATATCTTCAATACATTTACGTGAAAATATTACACCCATGGCTAAAAAAGGAACTCCTGGACATGTTGAATTAGTAGAATTAGATTATATTCCACTCAGATATAGAGATTTAGATAGAATTGCAAAAGAAATAATTGAACAATCCAAAATAAGACATGATTGTTTTATTGAAATTGATAAAAAAGGAGTTAAAGTAATCCAATTTAACGACTTACGTATTACTATTGCAAAACCACCATTCTCAGATGGATTTGAAATAACTGCAATAAAACCTGTGAATAAACTAGATTTAGAAGATTACAACATATCAGATAAATTAATTGAACGTTTATCCAATGATTCAAAAGGAATATTAGTTGCAGGATCCCCTGGAGCAGGTAAATCAACATTTGCACAAGCACTAGCTGAATATTATCATTATGATATGGATCAAATAGTAAAAACAATGGAATCACCAAGAGATTTGAATTTAGATGATAATATAACACAATATGCTCCTCTTGAAGGTGATATGGAAAATACAGCAGATATATTATTACTTGTAAGACCTGATTTCACAATATTTGATGAAGTTCGTAAAACAAGAGATTTTGAAATATATTCTGATATGAGATTAGCAGGAGTAGGTATGGTAGGTGTAGTTCATGCAACAAAAGCTATTGATGCAGTACAGAGATTTCTTGGAAGATTAGAATTAGGAGTAATCCCATCAGTAATTGATACAACAATTTATATTGAAAATGGAGAAGTTGCAACAGTATATTCAATAGAATTAACTGTAAAAGTACCAACAGGAATGCTTGAAGCAGATTTATCAAGACCAGTTATTGAAATAAAGGATTTTGAAACTGGAGAATTATTCTATGAAATATACACTTATGGTGAACAAACCATTGTAATGGACATTAATAAAACAGCAACCCAACAAGAAAAAACAGAAGAAGAGAAAAGTCCAGTTAGTAGAATTGTTGAAAAAGTTATTAGAAAAGAAGTTAATAAAGTTGCCCCTAATGCAATTATGGAAGTTTCATTAATATCTGAAAAAAGAGCACTTCTTGAAATTGATCCTGATCATACAGGAGCAGTAATTGGTAAAAATGGTAGAACAATTGCTAAAATTGAAGAACGTGCAGGTATTAGTATTGAAGTAGAAGAACTTGAAATAAAAGATATTGATACTAAAATACCAATAAATGTAAATGTTTCTGGAAATTATTTATCATTAAACTTCAATAAAGAAGATATTGGTGCTAGTTATGATATTATTGTAGAAGATGAATATTTATTTACAGCTACTGTTGGTAAAAAAGCAAATATACGACTTAAAAAGGATATTGAAATGGCTGAAATTATTATAAAGGCTATGAAAAAGAATGAACCTGTATATGCAAGACTAAGAAATGAAGATTTATATTGA
- the hisI gene encoding phosphoribosyl-AMP cyclohydrolase — protein MIKPNFRHEINGKQLAICIAQDYKTGQVLMVAYIDEEAFNKTIETHKAHYYSTSRNKIWFKGEESGHIQNVKEILIDCDEDAILLKVEQKGGACHTGHYSCFYKQVTPNASKIIEIEDTLFNPDNVYNH, from the coding sequence ATGATAAAACCCAACTTCCGACATGAAATTAATGGAAAACAATTAGCAATATGTATAGCACAAGACTATAAAACAGGACAAGTTTTGATGGTTGCTTATATCGATGAAGAAGCATTTAATAAAACGATAGAAACACATAAAGCCCACTATTATAGTACTAGTAGAAACAAGATATGGTTTAAAGGTGAAGAATCAGGACATATACAAAATGTAAAAGAAATTCTTATAGATTGTGATGAAGATGCTATACTTCTCAAAGTAGAACAAAAAGGAGGAGCATGTCATACAGGCCATTACTCTTGTTTCTACAAACAAGTAACACCTAATGCTTCAAAAATAATAGAAATAGAAGATACGCTATTCAACCCAGACAACGTATATAATCATTAG